The Zingiber officinale cultivar Zhangliang chromosome 9A, Zo_v1.1, whole genome shotgun sequence genome window below encodes:
- the LOC122019871 gene encoding UDP-glucuronate 4-epimerase 6-like: MHAMGSPADTSKSSKPDRYNAYLFRRFSSAKVFATSSRLLFRVTLFAGLLLIFLFLLHYPPLLLHSSQSSSSHRSAHRSLLSSFSSYAGAAWERDIRRSAAPRRPEGFSVLVTGAAGFVGFHCSLALKQRGDGVLGLDNFNAYYDPTLKRDRVALLAARGVVVLDADINDAALLARLFAAVPFSHVLHLAAQAGVRYAAQNPQSYIASNVAGLVSVFEAAAKRADPPPAVVWASSSSVYGLNTDAPFSELHRTDRPASLYAATKKAGEAIAHTYNHIYGLSITGLRFFTVYGPWGRPDMAYFSFTRRILAGKPITLFRMPDGAAVLRDFTYIDDVVRGCLGALDTAEKSTGAAGGAGKKKAPAQLRVYNLGNTSPVPVTKMVSLLEDLLGRKAKKNVVTLPQNGDVPFTHANVSLAERDFGYRPTTDLATGLGKFVQWYVKYYGVHSAATATARTEEELTASA, from the coding sequence ATGCACGCGATGGGTTCGCCGGCCGACACCAGCAAGAGCTCCAAGCCCGACCGGTACAACGCCTACCTCTTCCGGCGGTTCAGCAGCGCCAAGGTCTTCGCCACCTCCTCCCGCCTCCTTTTCCGCGTCACACTCTTCGCCGGCCTCCTcctcatcttcctcttcctcctccactATCCTCCCTTGCTCCTCCACTCCTCACAGTCCTCCTCCTCCCACCGCTCCGCTCACCGCAGCCTCCTCTCTTCCTTCTCGTCGTACGCCGGCGCAGCCTGGGAGCGCGACATCCGCCGCTCGGCCGCCCCCCGCCGCCCTGAAGGATTCTCCGTGCTCGTCACTGGCGCCGCCGGGTTCGTGGGCTTCCACTGCTCCCTCGCCCTGAAGCAACGCGGCGACGGCGTCCTCGGCCTCGATAACTTCAACGCCTACTACGACCCCACCCTCAAGCGCGACCGCGTCGCCCTACTCGCCGCCCGCGGCGTCGTCGTCCTCGACGCCGACATTAACGACGCCGCCCTTCTCGCGCGGCTCTTCGCCGCCGTCCCCTTCTCCCACGTCCTCCATCTCGCCGCGCAGGCCGGCGTCCGCTACGCCGCGCAAAACCCCCAATCTTACATCGCCTCCAACGTCGCCGGACTCGTCTCCGTCTTCGAGGCAGCCGCCAAGCGCGCCGATCCCCCTCCCGCCGTCGTCTGGGCCTCTTCGTCCTCCGTCTACGGCCTCAACACCGACGCCCCCTTCTCCGAGCTCCACCGCACCGACCGCCCTGCCTCGCTCTACGCCGCCACCAAGAAGGCCGGCGAGGCGATCGCCCACACCTACAACCACATCTACGGCCTCTCCATCACCGGCCTCCGTTTTTTCACCGTGTACGGACCCTGGGGCCGCCCCGATATGGCCTACTTCTCCTTCACCCGCAGAATCCTCGCCGGCAAGCCCATCACGCTCTTCCGCATGCCCGACGGCGCCGCCGTGCTCCGCGACTTCACCTACATCGACGACGTCGTCAGGGGCTGCCTCGGTGCGCTCGACACCGCCGAGAAGAGCACCGGAGCGGCAGGCGGCGCCGGCAAGAAGAAAGCCCCCGCGCAGCTGAGGGTCTACAACCTCGGCAACACCTCGCCGGTGCCGGTGACGAAGATGGTTAGCCTGCTGGAGGATCTGTTGGGCAGGAAGGCCAAGAAGAACGTGGTGACGCTGCCGCAGAACGGCGACGTGCCCTTCACCCACGCCAACGTGAGCTTGGCGGAGCGGGACTTCGGCTACCGGCCGACCACCGACCTCGCCACCGGCCTGGGCAAGTTCGTCCAGTGGTACGTCAAGTACTACGGCGTGCACAGtgcggcgacggcgacggcgaggaCGGAGGAGGAATTGACAGCCTCCGCGTAA
- the LOC122019870 gene encoding GTP cyclohydrolase 1-like yields MGALDAGCFEDGLQNRIGLEEEVEDMATAEAAKVVGGSEMDSESDAESTRSIEDAVRVLLQGLGEDHEREGLRRTPHRVAKAFRDGTRGYKEKVKDIVEGALFPEAGFETGIDHADGASGLVVVRDINLFSHCESCLLPFSIKCHIGYVPSRGRIVGLSKLSRVADVFAKRLQDPQRLANEICVALHDSVKPAGVSVALQCWHIQFPEERKCNFNTNSPISDLQGWVKVLVSSSSGIFKEEKSSFLDDFFSLLRLRGVVIEKGDTTRSHVSHWCPSRSLEIHLSNGHCLQISENDKASSKTTAPQTSMVAAVASILCCIGEDPSRKELLGTPSRYVQWLLNFKSSNSDFQLKDHSVCNMSSYGVTLTNGNVTSTNGIQLALNLPFCSQCEHHLLPFHGVVHIGYMSKQEGIDVERSALLTMVHFFACKLQVQERLTRQIAEAAYSIFSNGVMVVVEAYHNCMISRGIEKVGSNTATIAVLGQFSSDPKTKSLFFQAIAKNVDSGT; encoded by the exons ATGGGCGCACTCGATGCCGGATGCTTCGAGGACGGGCTCCAAAACAGGATCGGattggaggaggaggtggaggataTGGCGACGGCGGAGGCGGCGAAAGTAGTGGGAGGGTCGGAGATGGATTCCGAGTCCGATGCCGAGTCTACGCGATCGATTGAGGACGCTGTGAGGGTGCTGCTGCAGGGCTTGGGAGAGGACCACGAAAGAGAGGGCCTTCGGAGGACGCCTCATCGCGTCGCGAAGGCGTTCCGCGATGGGACTCGAG gctacaaagaaaaggtaaagGACATTGTGGAAGGTGCCTTATTTCCTGAAGCTGGTTTTGAGACTGGAATTGATCATGCGGATGGAGCCAGTGGACTAGTAGTTGTTCGTGACATCAACCTATTCTCCCACTGCGAGTCTTGCTTGCTTCCGTTTAGCATCAAGTGCCATATAGGTTATGTACCATCTCGAGGGCGGATTGTGGGTCTAAGTAAGCTGTCACGAGTTGCAGATGTATTTGCAAAGAGGCTTCAGGATCCACAGAGACTTGCAAATGAAATCTGTGTGGCATTGCATGACAGTGTCAAACCAGCTGGTGTTTCTGTTGCTCTTCAATGTTGGCACATTCAATTTCCTGAAGAGCGTAAGTGTAATTTCAATACTAATTCACCCATATCAGACTTGCAAGGTTGGGTTAAAGTGTTAGTTTCCTCAAGCTCAGGCATTTTTAAGGAAGAGAAAAGCTCTTTCTTGGATGACTTCTTTTCACTTCTGAGGTTAAGAGGTGTAGTCATTGAAAAAGGCGATACAACTCGTTCTCACGTGTCTCATTGGTGTCCATCAAGGTCACTGGAGATACATTTGTCCAATGGGCATTGTTTGCAAATTTCCGAAAATGATAAGGCTTCTTCTAAGACAACAGCTCCACAGACTTCTATGGTAGCGGCAGTAGCTTCAATTCTCTGCTGTATTGGTGAAGATCCTTCGAGGAAAGAACTCTTGGGAACCCCATCCCGTTATGTGCAATGGCTCCTGAATTTTAAGAGTTCTAACTCAGATTTTCAATTGAAGGATCACAGTGTATGTAATATGAGTTCTTATGGTGTCACACTCACAAATGGAAATGTCACCAGTACAAACGGGATACAGTTGGCATTAAACCTCCCTTTCTGCTCACAATGTGAGCACCATCTCTTACCATTTCATGGTGTTGTACACATTGGATACATGAGCAAACAAGAAGGTATAGATGTTGAGCGATCAGCTTTGCTGACAATGGTTCATTTCTTTGCTTGCAAGCTTCAAGTGCAGGAGAGATTAACTAGACAGATTGCAGAAGCAGCTTATTCCATCTTCAGCAATGGAGTAATGGTTGTTGTAGAAGCTTACCACAACTGCATGATATCAAGAGGGATTGAGAAAGTAGGGAGCAACACAGCTACTATTGCTGTTTTGGGGCAATTTTCTAGTGATCCAAAAACCAAGAGTTTATTTTTCCAGGCAATTGCAAAAAATGTTGATTCTGGGACTTGA